One Cellulosimicrobium protaetiae genomic region harbors:
- the glyA gene encoding serine hydroxymethyltransferase, which yields MSAQPADNVLDTPLAELDPEIAAVLDGELARQRDTLEMIASENFVPRAVLQAQGSVLTNKYAEGYPGRRYYGGCEQVDVAENLAIARAKDLFGAEHANVQPHSGATANAAVLHALINKGDKILGLELAHGGHLTHGMKINFSGKLYDVSAYGVDPQSYRIEMDEVRKQALETRPDVIIGGWSAYPRHLDFAAFREIADEVGAKLWVDMAHFAGLVAAGLHPSPVPYADVVSSTVHKTIGGPRSGFILSKEEYAKKIDSAVFPGQQGGPLMHVVAAKAVSFKIAGSDDFRDRQERTLRGASIIADRLAQADVAEAGVSVLTGGTDVHLVLVDLRHSALDGQQAEDLLHEVGITVNRNAVPFDPRPPRVTSGLRIGTPALATRGFGDAEFTEVAEVIAATLKAGAASDVDALRARVRKLTADFPLYPGLSQ from the coding sequence ATGAGCGCCCAGCCAGCCGACAACGTCCTCGACACCCCGCTCGCCGAGCTCGACCCCGAGATCGCGGCCGTCCTCGACGGGGAGCTCGCGCGCCAGCGCGACACCCTCGAGATGATCGCGTCCGAGAACTTCGTCCCGCGCGCCGTCCTGCAGGCGCAGGGCTCCGTGCTCACCAACAAGTACGCCGAGGGCTACCCGGGCCGCCGCTACTACGGCGGCTGCGAGCAGGTCGACGTCGCGGAGAACCTCGCGATCGCCCGCGCCAAGGACCTGTTCGGTGCCGAGCACGCCAACGTCCAGCCGCACTCGGGCGCCACGGCCAACGCCGCCGTGCTGCACGCGCTCATCAACAAGGGCGACAAGATCCTCGGCCTGGAGCTGGCCCACGGCGGCCACCTCACGCACGGCATGAAGATCAACTTCTCCGGCAAGCTCTACGACGTCTCCGCGTACGGCGTGGACCCGCAGTCCTACCGCATCGAGATGGACGAGGTCCGCAAGCAGGCGCTCGAGACGCGCCCCGACGTCATCATCGGCGGCTGGTCCGCGTACCCCCGCCATCTCGACTTCGCGGCGTTCCGCGAGATCGCGGACGAGGTCGGCGCGAAGCTCTGGGTGGACATGGCGCACTTCGCGGGCCTCGTGGCCGCGGGCCTGCACCCGTCCCCGGTGCCGTACGCGGACGTCGTGTCCTCCACGGTGCACAAGACGATCGGCGGCCCGCGCTCCGGCTTCATCCTGAGCAAGGAGGAGTACGCCAAGAAGATCGACTCCGCCGTGTTCCCGGGCCAGCAGGGCGGCCCGCTCATGCACGTCGTCGCCGCCAAGGCCGTGTCGTTCAAGATCGCGGGCTCGGACGACTTCCGCGACCGCCAGGAGCGCACGCTGCGCGGCGCGAGCATCATCGCCGACCGCCTCGCCCAGGCCGACGTGGCCGAGGCCGGTGTCTCCGTCCTCACGGGCGGCACCGACGTCCACCTCGTGCTCGTCGACCTGCGCCACTCCGCGCTCGACGGCCAGCAGGCCGAGGACCTCCTGCACGAGGTCGGCATCACCGTGAACCGCAACGCGGTGCCGTTCGACCCGCGCCCGCCGCGCGTCACGTCCGGCCTGCGCATCGGCACGCCCGCGCTCGCGACCCGCGGCTTCGGCGACGCCGAGTTCACCGAGGTCGCCGAGGTCATCGCCGCGACCCTCAAGGCCGGCGCAGCGTCGGACGTGGACGCGCTGCGCGCCCGCGTGCGCAAGCTCACGGCCGACTTCCCCCTCTACCCGGGCCTGTCCCAGTAG
- a CDS encoding GNAT family N-acetyltransferase gives MNDAQITTRLVDDAEAGELLTLRRAAFVTEAQLYQDPNIPPLTQTLHELRDDLAREDVVTIGAWLGPRLVGSVRVEIEDSKATLGRLAVAPDMQGRGIGTQMLLEVLPYLPEQTTEIWVFTGKDSKQNLAMYTKHGYEEQYDKAAGDLTYTYLRRILGEAEARNASDAVGQE, from the coding sequence ATGAACGACGCGCAGATCACGACCCGCCTCGTCGACGACGCCGAGGCCGGTGAGCTCCTGACCCTGCGGCGGGCGGCGTTCGTCACCGAGGCGCAGCTCTACCAGGACCCCAACATCCCCCCGCTGACCCAGACCCTCCACGAGCTGCGCGACGACCTCGCGCGCGAGGACGTCGTGACGATCGGCGCGTGGCTCGGGCCTCGCCTCGTGGGCTCGGTCCGCGTCGAGATCGAGGACAGCAAGGCGACGCTCGGCCGGCTCGCGGTCGCACCGGACATGCAGGGCCGCGGCATCGGGACGCAGATGCTCCTCGAGGTGCTGCCGTACCTCCCGGAGCAGACCACGGAGATCTGGGTCTTCACGGGCAAGGACTCCAAGCAGAACCTCGCCATGTACACCAAGCACGGCTACGAGGAGCAGTACGACAAGGCCGCCGGCGACCTCACCTACACCTACCTGCGCCGCATCCTCGGCGAGGCCGAGGCCCGCAACGCGTCCGACGCCGTCGGGCAGGAGTAG
- the purU gene encoding formyltetrahydrofolate deformylase, producing MSTTDPRGADVPDTSALRTAQPPTGDPTHWVLTLSCPDGPGIVHAVAGALARLGGNITESQQFGDPLSGLFFMRVQVTAAAERAELERAVEEVAARFAMTWQLDVVGRRIRTLLMVSKAPHCLVDLLYRERSQGMPIEVVGVVGNHRDLEDIATFYGKPFHHVPVTRDTKADAEARLRGLVDELDVELVVLARYMQILSDELCREMPGRIINIHHSFLPSFKGARPYAQAHDRGVKLIGATSHYVTGDLDEGPIIEQDVERVDHSRRVEDLVAIGEDVERQTLARAVRWHAEHRVLLDGHRTVVFR from the coding sequence GTGTCCACGACAGATCCCCGTGGCGCCGACGTCCCCGACACCTCGGCGCTCCGCACCGCGCAGCCCCCGACCGGCGACCCCACGCACTGGGTCCTCACGCTCTCGTGCCCGGACGGGCCGGGGATCGTGCACGCCGTCGCCGGGGCCCTCGCGCGGCTCGGCGGCAACATCACGGAGTCGCAGCAGTTCGGCGACCCGCTCTCGGGGCTGTTCTTCATGCGCGTGCAGGTCACGGCGGCCGCGGAGCGCGCCGAGCTGGAGCGCGCGGTCGAGGAGGTCGCGGCCCGGTTCGCCATGACGTGGCAGCTCGACGTCGTCGGGCGCCGCATCCGCACGCTGCTCATGGTCTCCAAGGCACCGCACTGCCTCGTCGACCTGCTGTACCGCGAGCGCTCCCAGGGCATGCCCATCGAGGTCGTCGGCGTCGTCGGCAACCACCGCGACCTCGAGGACATCGCGACGTTCTACGGCAAGCCGTTCCACCACGTGCCCGTCACGCGCGACACCAAGGCCGACGCCGAGGCGCGGCTGCGCGGGCTCGTCGACGAGCTCGACGTCGAGCTCGTCGTCCTCGCGCGCTACATGCAGATCCTGTCGGACGAGCTGTGCCGCGAGATGCCCGGGCGCATCATCAACATCCACCACTCGTTCCTGCCGAGCTTCAAGGGCGCGCGCCCGTACGCCCAGGCGCACGACCGCGGCGTCAAGCTCATCGGCGCGACGTCGCACTACGTGACGGGCGACCTCGACGAGGGCCCGATCATCGAGCAGGACGTCGAGCGCGTCGACCACTCGCGCCGCGTCGAGGACCTCGTCGCGATCGGCGAGGACGTCGAGCGCCAGACGCTCGCGCGCGCCGTGCGCTGGCACGCGGAGCACCGTGTGCTCCTCGACGGGCACCGCACCGTCGTCTTCCGCTGA
- a CDS encoding sugar-binding protein yields the protein MKKLTTTLLALTAASALVLSGCSSDRGGESGGGETTGGESAAAGFEEGATIGVALPQKTSENWVLAEQLFNDGLTEAGFKPIVQFANGGVSEQQSQIDAMVEQGAKVIIVGAVDGSQLGSQLKNAKDNGATVIAYDRLVKNTDAVDEYIAFDNFQVGVLQGEALLQGLAERKGEGPYNIELIAGSSDDANSTPFFEGAMSVLDPKIEDGTLVIPSGQTSFEQVSTQGWKAENAQKRMDTVLSGSYSDKELDGVLSPNDTLARAALTSAKQAGKETPVITGQDSEVESVKSIVAGEQYSTIYKDTRKLVEESINAVKALQAGEEPEINDTESYDNGVKVVPAFLLEPVIVTQENAAEVYAGDPTLEELTK from the coding sequence ATGAAGAAGCTCACCACGACGCTCCTGGCGCTCACCGCCGCGAGCGCGCTCGTGCTCAGCGGCTGCTCCTCCGACCGCGGGGGCGAGTCCGGTGGCGGCGAGACGACCGGCGGCGAGTCCGCGGCGGCCGGCTTCGAGGAGGGCGCGACCATCGGTGTCGCCCTCCCGCAGAAGACGTCGGAGAACTGGGTGCTCGCCGAGCAGCTGTTCAACGACGGCCTGACCGAGGCCGGCTTCAAGCCGATCGTGCAGTTCGCCAACGGCGGCGTCTCGGAGCAGCAGAGCCAGATCGACGCCATGGTCGAGCAGGGCGCGAAGGTCATCATCGTCGGCGCCGTCGACGGGTCGCAGCTCGGCAGCCAGCTCAAGAACGCCAAGGACAACGGCGCGACCGTCATCGCCTACGACCGTCTCGTGAAGAACACGGACGCCGTCGACGAGTACATCGCGTTCGACAACTTCCAGGTCGGCGTGCTCCAGGGCGAGGCGCTGCTCCAGGGCCTCGCCGAGCGCAAGGGCGAGGGCCCGTACAACATCGAGCTCATCGCCGGCTCGTCCGACGACGCGAACTCGACGCCGTTCTTCGAGGGCGCCATGAGCGTGCTCGACCCGAAGATCGAGGACGGCACGCTCGTCATCCCGTCCGGCCAGACCTCGTTCGAGCAGGTGTCGACGCAGGGCTGGAAGGCCGAGAACGCGCAGAAGCGCATGGACACCGTGCTGTCGGGCAGCTACTCCGACAAGGAGCTCGACGGCGTCCTGTCACCGAACGACACGCTCGCCCGCGCGGCGCTCACGTCGGCCAAGCAGGCCGGCAAGGAGACCCCGGTCATCACCGGCCAGGACTCCGAGGTCGAGTCGGTCAAGTCGATCGTCGCGGGTGAGCAGTACTCGACGATCTACAAGGACACGCGCAAGCTCGTCGAGGAGTCGATCAACGCGGTGAAGGCGCTCCAGGCGGGCGAGGAGCCGGAGATCAACGACACCGAGTCCTACGACAACGGCGTCAAGGTCGTCCCGGCCTTCCTCCTCGAGCCGGTCATCGTCACGCAGGAGAACGCGGCCGAGGTCTACGCGGGTGACCCCACCCTCGAGGAGCTCACCAAGTGA
- the mmsB gene encoding multiple monosaccharide ABC transporter permease yields MSSIKQLLSGGARQFGMLFALLALIIFFQVATGGRVLTPSNAQNLLNGNSYILILAIGMVLVIIAGHIDLSVGSVAAVTGIIVALAIRDWGIPWWLGILLGLSVGAIIGAWQGFWVAYVGIPGFITTLAGMMLFRGLNQFIGDSNTVPVPQELQTLGGGYLPEWGPNTGLNNSTLLLGIVAIAFVVWSELRRRASARKLGAEPVPTSVAVTRVVLFSAVIAYLTYLYGSGRVGTSFPVPALVLVLLVVVYQFVASRTITGRHVYAVGGNRAAAALSGVNIKRTNFFVMMNMSILASLAGMIFIGRSTASGPFDGNMWELDAIAAVFIGGAAVSGGVGTVVGSVIGGLVMAVLNNGLQLMGVGSDLTQIIKGLVLLAAVAFDVYNKVQGRPSIIALIFPSRRDKGTGAVTGADDLQPEVPVEAGATAAKG; encoded by the coding sequence ATGTCGTCCATCAAGCAGCTGCTGAGCGGGGGAGCGCGCCAGTTCGGCATGCTCTTCGCGCTCCTCGCCCTGATCATCTTCTTCCAGGTCGCCACGGGCGGGCGGGTCCTCACGCCGAGCAACGCGCAGAACCTGCTCAACGGCAACTCCTACATCCTCATCCTCGCCATCGGCATGGTCCTCGTGATCATCGCGGGCCACATCGACCTGTCCGTGGGGTCGGTGGCCGCGGTGACCGGCATCATCGTGGCCCTCGCGATCCGCGACTGGGGCATCCCGTGGTGGCTCGGCATCCTGCTCGGGCTGAGCGTGGGGGCGATCATCGGCGCGTGGCAGGGGTTCTGGGTCGCCTACGTCGGTATCCCCGGGTTCATCACCACCCTCGCCGGCATGATGCTCTTCCGCGGCCTCAACCAGTTCATCGGCGACTCGAACACCGTTCCCGTCCCGCAGGAGCTCCAGACGCTCGGCGGCGGCTACCTGCCCGAGTGGGGGCCGAACACGGGCCTCAACAACTCGACGCTGCTGCTCGGGATCGTCGCGATCGCGTTCGTCGTGTGGTCCGAGCTCCGCCGCCGCGCGAGCGCCCGCAAGCTCGGCGCCGAGCCGGTCCCGACCTCGGTCGCCGTGACCCGCGTCGTGCTCTTCAGCGCCGTGATCGCCTACCTCACGTACCTCTACGGCTCGGGCCGTGTCGGCACGTCGTTCCCGGTCCCCGCGCTCGTCCTGGTGCTCCTCGTCGTCGTCTACCAGTTCGTGGCGTCGCGGACCATCACCGGTCGCCACGTCTACGCGGTGGGCGGCAACCGGGCGGCGGCGGCGCTGTCCGGCGTGAACATCAAGCGCACCAACTTCTTCGTCATGATGAACATGTCCATCCTCGCGTCGCTGGCCGGGATGATCTTCATCGGCCGCTCGACGGCCTCCGGCCCGTTCGACGGCAACATGTGGGAGCTCGACGCGATCGCGGCGGTCTTCATCGGCGGGGCCGCGGTCTCCGGCGGCGTGGGCACCGTCGTCGGCTCGGTCATCGGTGGCCTCGTCATGGCCGTCCTCAACAACGGTCTCCAGCTCATGGGCGTCGGTTCCGACCTGACCCAGATCATCAAGGGCCTCGTGCTGCTCGCCGCCGTCGCGTTCGACGTCTACAACAAGGTGCAGGGTCGGCCGTCGATCATCGCGCTGATCTTCCCGTCGCGGCGCGACAAGGGCACGGGTGCCGTCACGGGCGCCGACGACCTCCAGCCCGAGGTCCCGGTCGAGGCCGGGGCCACCGCCGCCAAGGGCTGA
- the mmsA gene encoding multiple monosaccharide ABC transporter ATP-binding protein: protein MTDDRVILEMRGITKEFPGVRALDDVNLRVRAGEIHAICGENGAGKSTLMKVLSGVYPHGTYSGDIYYDGAEVQFKDIRSSEHAGIVIIHQELALIPELSITENIFLGNEVKGAFGIDWGAARQRAEELMARVGLQESPDAQIKSIGVGKQQLVEIARALAKDVRLLILDEPTSALNEEDSEHLLDLLRGLRSKGLTSIMISHKLNEIEEVADSITIIRDGRSIETLDVQGDAVDEDRIIRGMVGRSLESRFPAHTPSIGETFFEVEGWTVEHPEVPGRYVCKGSTFHVRRGEIVGFAGIMGAGRTELARSLFGRSYGRYKSGVVRIDGREVSMPTVLSAIENRIAYVPEDRKALGLNLLDTILGTIQAANLPRIAKAGVIDQDAAFVAAESYRKAFSIKAPSVHEGVAKLSGGNQQKVLLAKWMYTEPELLILDEPTRGIDVGAKYEIYGLVQKLADAGRGVVVISSELPELLGLCDRIYTVFEGRITGEVPGSEATQEGLMRLMTGTPGDAPSDAAA, encoded by the coding sequence ATGACGGACGACCGCGTGATCCTCGAGATGCGGGGCATCACCAAGGAGTTCCCGGGCGTGCGCGCCCTCGACGACGTGAACCTGCGCGTCCGTGCGGGGGAGATCCACGCGATCTGCGGGGAGAACGGCGCCGGCAAGTCGACGCTCATGAAGGTGCTCTCGGGCGTGTACCCGCACGGGACCTACTCGGGCGACATCTACTACGACGGCGCGGAGGTCCAGTTCAAGGACATCCGGTCGAGCGAGCACGCGGGGATCGTCATCATCCACCAGGAGCTCGCCCTCATCCCCGAGCTCTCGATCACCGAGAACATCTTCCTCGGCAACGAGGTCAAGGGTGCGTTCGGCATCGACTGGGGCGCGGCCCGCCAGCGCGCCGAGGAGCTCATGGCGCGCGTCGGCCTCCAGGAGTCGCCCGACGCCCAGATCAAGAGCATCGGCGTCGGCAAGCAGCAGCTCGTCGAGATCGCCCGCGCCCTCGCCAAGGACGTGCGCCTGCTCATCCTCGACGAGCCGACGTCCGCGCTCAACGAGGAGGACTCCGAGCACCTGCTCGACCTGCTGCGCGGCCTGCGGTCCAAGGGGCTGACGAGCATCATGATCTCCCACAAGCTCAACGAGATCGAGGAGGTCGCCGACTCGATCACGATCATCCGCGACGGTCGCTCGATCGAGACCCTCGACGTCCAGGGCGACGCCGTCGACGAGGACCGCATCATCCGCGGCATGGTCGGCCGCTCGCTCGAGTCGCGCTTCCCGGCGCACACGCCGTCCATCGGCGAGACCTTCTTCGAGGTCGAGGGCTGGACCGTGGAGCACCCCGAGGTGCCGGGCCGCTACGTGTGCAAGGGCTCGACGTTCCACGTCCGCCGCGGCGAGATCGTCGGTTTCGCCGGGATCATGGGCGCCGGCCGCACCGAGCTCGCGCGGTCGCTCTTCGGGCGGTCGTACGGGCGCTACAAGTCCGGCGTCGTGCGCATCGACGGTCGCGAGGTGTCCATGCCCACGGTGCTCTCGGCCATCGAGAACCGGATCGCCTACGTCCCCGAGGACCGCAAGGCGCTGGGGCTGAACCTGCTCGACACGATCCTCGGCACGATCCAGGCGGCGAACCTGCCGCGCATCGCGAAGGCGGGCGTCATCGACCAGGACGCGGCGTTCGTCGCGGCCGAGTCGTACCGCAAGGCGTTCTCCATCAAGGCGCCGAGCGTGCACGAGGGTGTCGCCAAGCTCTCGGGCGGCAACCAGCAGAAGGTCCTGCTCGCCAAGTGGATGTACACCGAGCCGGAGCTCCTCATCCTCGACGAGCCGACGCGCGGCATCGACGTGGGCGCCAAGTACGAGATCTACGGCCTGGTCCAGAAGCTCGCCGACGCGGGCCGCGGCGTGGTGGTCATCTCGTCCGAGCTGCCCGAGCTCCTCGGCCTGTGCGACCGCATCTACACCGTCTTCGAGGGGCGGATCACGGGCGAGGTCCCCGGGTCGGAGGCGACCCAGGAGGGGCTCATGCGCCTCATGACCGGGACGCCCGGCGACGCACCCTCCGACGCGGCCGCCTGA
- a CDS encoding GNAT family N-acetyltransferase — protein MTTAPQPAVPPTAGLVFRPAVAADLPRVVALIADDAIARARTGEVGPEHEAAFAAIDADPQNELVVVELDGEVVGTMQLTVIPGISRRGASRLLVEAVRVDRRLRGQGVGRAMMTWAHAWGEERGCALAQLTSDKQRADAHRFYRSLGYEQSHEGFKRPLPPR, from the coding sequence GTGACCACCGCGCCCCAGCCCGCCGTCCCCCCGACGGCGGGTCTCGTGTTCCGTCCGGCCGTCGCCGCCGACCTGCCCCGCGTCGTCGCGCTCATCGCGGACGACGCCATCGCGCGCGCCCGCACGGGGGAGGTCGGTCCCGAGCACGAGGCGGCGTTCGCCGCGATCGACGCGGACCCGCAGAACGAGCTGGTCGTCGTCGAGCTCGACGGCGAGGTCGTCGGCACGATGCAGCTCACCGTGATCCCGGGGATCTCCCGGCGCGGCGCGTCGCGCCTCCTCGTCGAGGCGGTCCGCGTCGACCGTCGACTCCGTGGGCAGGGCGTCGGGCGCGCCATGATGACGTGGGCCCACGCGTGGGGTGAGGAGCGCGGGTGCGCGCTCGCCCAGCTCACGTCCGACAAGCAGCGGGCCGACGCCCACCGGTTCTACCGGTCGCTCGGTTACGAGCAGTCGCACGAGGGCTTCAAGCGCCCGCTCCCGCCTCGCTGA